TGACGCCGTCCTTCGTGATCGTCGGCGAGCCGAATTTCTTGTCGAGAACCACATTGCGGCCCTTCGGGCCGAGCGTGATCTTGACTGCGTCGGCAAGCATATTCACGCCGCGCAGAATCGCCTGGCGGGATTCTTCGCCGTGGACAATTTGTTTAGCCATCAAGCCCTCCTATTTCTTGCCGGCAGCTTTGCCGGAGGTCGCCAGAATTCCCAGAATTTCGTCTTCACGAAGAATCAGGTACTCGTTGTCGTCTACCTTGATTTCCGTTCCGGAATACTTGCCGAACAGAACGCGATCGCCTTCCTTCACCTCGAGAGGGATCACAGTCCCGTTTTCCAGCCGCTTGCCGGTTCCAGCCGCGACCACTTCGCCCTCCTGAGGCTTCTCTTTTGCGGAGTCCGGAATGATGATCCCGCCCTTAACTGTTTCCTGTTCTTCGATCCTCTTGATCAGAACACGATCATGCAAAGGTCGTACTCTCATGGTCTTGCTCTCCTTTTTTGTTTTGGCTTTGTTCTTACTGCTGCGCGCTACCGCGCTTGCGCTTCGCGCATTGAATAAAATTACAAGGGGTTGCTAGCACTCTCTCATGCCGAGTGCTAATTTTAAGAAGCGCAGTTGCGCTGTGTCAATAGGCTTTCGGGGAAGCGGACGTGGC
This genomic interval from Terriglobia bacterium contains the following:
- the groES gene encoding co-chaperone GroES; this translates as MRVRPLHDRVLIKRIEEQETVKGGIIIPDSAKEKPQEGEVVAAGTGKRLENGTVIPLEVKEGDRVLFGKYSGTEIKVDDNEYLILREDEILGILATSGKAAGKK